One stretch of Stigmatella aurantiaca DNA includes these proteins:
- a CDS encoding protein kinase domain-containing protein — MSGRQIGNRYLLERRIADGGMGTIWVAHDAQLQRRVALKLMALGLPASAQARSQFEQEARTIAQLQNPHVVQVHDYGVDGDTPYIVMELLEGEDLETRLARQGRLPTAAVATLVQQVARALAAAHAAGIVHQDLKPANLFLARVDAEEVVKVLDFGLARLGAEAQAAARPAGKVMGTPRYMSPEQLRGEPHVDHRSDVWSLAVVAYRALTGHFPFSGDVLGEVRRGALVQAVPPSQALPGLGKELDALFAQALEETPARRFQSALEFSSAFASRVETRRRAAKVLVIDDEPSTEVMMRQRFRKLIREAQYEFLFASDGLDGLAKLRQHPDTDVVLSDINMPNMDGITFLSQVSEVNPLVKVIIVSAYSDMDKIRQVIHRGAFDFLVKPIDFADLEATIAKALRSATELRELVRSTEENQLLRLFVHKSLLERVAPLLPGHGMVLSERDEATVAFMDVPGFVTQARQEHPERALGRLNAVLDVVVPELTGRGGVVDRFIGDAVMVVFRGPQHLSRALEACLAARRQLREMTFRHGEQSAYAQGIRIGLDSGEVLCGSVGTRKLGRLDYAVIGEAVSVAARLALVAAKEQLLITETLRQRLGGTIESVRLEGRTLPGASAELLHDVVGRQEEHPARAADTATVEVKTPKESQESGTLAVHVAKSG; from the coding sequence ATGTCGGGACGCCAGATCGGCAACAGGTACCTCTTGGAGCGGAGGATCGCCGACGGCGGGATGGGCACCATCTGGGTGGCCCACGACGCGCAGCTCCAGCGCCGCGTGGCGCTCAAGCTGATGGCCCTGGGGCTGCCGGCCTCCGCCCAGGCCCGCTCCCAGTTCGAGCAGGAGGCGCGCACCATCGCCCAGCTCCAGAACCCCCACGTCGTCCAGGTGCACGACTACGGGGTGGACGGGGACACGCCCTACATCGTCATGGAGCTGCTGGAGGGCGAGGACCTGGAGACGCGCCTGGCGCGCCAGGGCCGGCTGCCCACCGCGGCGGTGGCCACGCTGGTGCAGCAGGTGGCGCGGGCGCTGGCCGCGGCCCACGCGGCGGGCATCGTCCACCAGGACCTGAAGCCCGCGAACCTCTTCCTGGCCCGGGTGGACGCCGAGGAGGTGGTGAAGGTGCTGGACTTCGGCCTGGCCCGGCTGGGCGCCGAGGCCCAGGCGGCCGCGCGGCCCGCCGGGAAGGTGATGGGCACGCCGCGCTACATGAGCCCCGAGCAGCTCCGGGGCGAGCCCCACGTGGACCACCGCAGTGACGTGTGGTCGCTCGCGGTGGTGGCCTACCGGGCGCTCACCGGCCACTTCCCCTTCTCCGGGGACGTGCTCGGCGAGGTGCGCCGGGGCGCCCTCGTCCAGGCGGTGCCCCCCTCCCAGGCCCTGCCCGGGCTGGGCAAGGAGCTGGATGCCCTCTTCGCCCAGGCGCTGGAGGAGACCCCGGCGCGCCGCTTCCAGTCCGCGCTGGAGTTCTCCTCGGCCTTCGCCTCGCGGGTGGAGACGCGCCGCCGGGCCGCCAAGGTGCTCGTCATCGACGATGAGCCGAGCACCGAGGTGATGATGCGCCAGCGCTTCCGCAAGCTGATCCGCGAGGCGCAGTACGAGTTCCTCTTCGCCAGCGACGGGCTGGACGGGCTCGCGAAGCTGCGCCAGCACCCGGACACCGACGTCGTCCTGTCCGACATCAACATGCCGAACATGGACGGCATCACCTTCCTGTCGCAGGTGAGCGAGGTGAACCCGCTGGTCAAGGTCATCATCGTCTCGGCCTACAGCGACATGGACAAGATCCGCCAGGTCATCCACCGCGGGGCGTTCGACTTCCTGGTGAAGCCCATCGACTTCGCGGACCTGGAGGCCACCATCGCCAAGGCGCTGCGCAGCGCCACCGAGCTGCGCGAGCTGGTGCGCTCCACGGAGGAGAACCAGCTCTTGCGGCTGTTCGTGCACAAGAGCCTGCTGGAGCGCGTGGCGCCGCTGTTGCCGGGCCACGGCATGGTGCTCAGCGAGCGGGACGAGGCCACGGTGGCCTTCATGGACGTGCCGGGCTTCGTGACCCAGGCGCGCCAGGAGCACCCGGAGCGGGCGCTGGGGCGGCTCAACGCCGTGCTGGACGTGGTGGTGCCCGAGCTGACGGGCCGGGGCGGCGTGGTGGACCGGTTCATCGGGGATGCGGTGATGGTGGTGTTCCGCGGCCCCCAGCACCTGAGCCGGGCCCTGGAGGCGTGCCTGGCGGCCCGGCGGCAGCTCCGGGAGATGACCTTCCGCCATGGCGAGCAGTCCGCCTACGCGCAGGGCATCCGCATCGGCCTGGACTCGGGCGAGGTGCTCTGCGGCAGCGTGGGCACCCGGAAGCTGGGCCGCCTGGACTACGCCGTCATCGGCGAGGCGGTGAGCGTCGCGGCGCGGCTGGCCCTGGTGGCCGCGAAGGAGCAACTGCTCATCACCGAGACGCTGCGGCAGCGGCTCGGCGGCACCATCGAGTCCGTGCGGCTGGAAGGCCGGACGCTGCCGGGCGCCTCCGCGGAGCTGCTCCATGACGTGGTGGGCCGGCAGGAGGAGCACCCCGCGCGGGCGGCCGACACGGCCACCGTGGAGGTGAAGACGCCGAAGGAGTCCCAGGAGTCCGGCACGCTCGCCGTCCACGTCGCGAAGTCAGGTTAG
- a CDS encoding trifunctional serine/threonine-protein kinase/ATP-binding protein/sensor histidine kinase, protein MRNPPGFTISEVLQSDETGWLARAERHQQRVLMRMPQEEFPSLEELARLKYGHELSAGLDTPGIVQVLDLTRHGNSVIQTMDDFGGVPLKTYQAQASGSIKGVLEIGLQLAKVVGELHRRRIIHKNLQPASILVHPRTRETRLFNFDIASRLNVENPDFISPEQLDGNLAYISPEQTGRMNRSLDYRTDLYSLGVTLYELLTGQLPFQATDMMALVYSHLAVTPAAPHLLRPEIPRALSAVVMKLLAKNADDRYQSAYGLSMDLKLCLEQLTSLGTIPDFHPGEQDVSATFHIPQKLYGREVDASRLDEAFNRVCQDGRTELLLVTGYSGVGKSSLVHEVHLPLVRQRGYYGAGKFDQLQNAPYAAWIQAFDGLIRQLLAESEERIASWKRRLLAALGDNGRVVTDLIPQMELIIGPQPPVPPMLATESQNRFNLVFQQLVACCASAEHPLVLFLDDLQWADAASLFLLQRVAADPSIRSLLVIGAYRDNEVRAGHALLSVLGELRREAAVTEISLSPLGVHSTQQLLADTVDRPVEEVAELAQLVFKKTQGNPFFLAQFIRSLNARGLLTFDPERGRWQWDLEQIQGESITDNVADLMAERIASLPEAAREALKRASCIGNRFGLDLLASISGQAPEQTAVTLWDAVQTGLLLPIGNAYKYVQNSSAWPTSASPGETRYEFLHDRVQEAAYALMTRDVREQLHLRVGRLLLQNTPEDQRTGAIFDIVNQLNQAEELIDSLEEREELAKLNLLAGIRAKASTAYIAALKYLRVSTRLLPSSIWERQYGLALALHKNLSESHFLVGQFEDAEKGFRLVLERAKSPEQKHEIYHLMIELFVSRGQYIQVIQPALEGLKVLGLEIPEDPEAVAAATAREKQTLEADRAARTIASLAELPEATDPMERARILLFSQALSYAAYTHPHLFALMSPMALNRARAHGHAPGSATSYVMYALGHGPATGDYAQAHEYGRLALTLAEKVGSRSEPPLAQFIFAAYPNPWNRPFESSLRLLDQAFQGCLANNMLVWASQCSLHFGVLGQLGKEDLETQHGRLQRHVDFYRRSGSQYLWSIHQIRVSQRSLLRLMDAAPPSDGLEWPSEDALVEKLENPSVLSGAYIMWMRSAFLMDDTAGALGYLRKAEPRLGLTYGWVIQSEFQFYQGLLLAALYPQASAEEKAASAKTLAENIEKFAGYRKLCAENFQHKHLLLLAEQARLSGADGQAMALYDEAIEAAARAELSQDEALANELAARFYLSQGRKRVARTYLEDAHHAYGRWGAHGKVAALERQYPELLGADTAAAQGTSTASETLDLSTVLKASQAISGEIVLQELLEKLMRISLENAGAQRGVLLLRGENPLVVEGQLGEDGVTEVKVRAATPELPGDVPATIVRYVERTGERVVLKEATREGHFQMDAYISGQRPRSVLCLQVMKQKQPLGVLYLENRLVAGAFTPKRCRLLEVLSAQAAISLENARLYDTLDQRVRERTRELRASNEELSHTLKQLKQTQAQLVMKEKLASLGALTSGVAHELKNPLNFIKNFALLSVDLAQELQELLADPVKLQSPSDRDALTELSTSLKENAAHISEHSTRADSIVHSMLELSRTGRGGPMAEVNLHDLLKQSVELARQEFRMAHPAFEVAVQTHFDGELPPVEVMPQALGRALLNLVNNACYAIEARRKKGEAGFMPELSVRTRNLQNAVEIRIRDNGTGIPESIRGKIFNPFFTSKPTGQGTGLGLAIGHDIIVQGHGGTLDFTTEEWKYTEFVVTIPRRTPSAPGESD, encoded by the coding sequence ATGCGCAATCCGCCAGGCTTCACCATCTCCGAGGTTCTTCAGTCGGACGAGACCGGCTGGCTCGCGCGCGCCGAGCGTCACCAGCAGCGGGTGCTCATGCGCATGCCCCAGGAGGAGTTCCCGTCCCTGGAGGAGCTGGCCCGGCTGAAGTATGGCCACGAGCTGAGCGCGGGCCTGGATACGCCGGGCATCGTCCAGGTGCTGGACCTGACGCGGCACGGCAACAGCGTCATCCAGACGATGGACGACTTTGGCGGCGTGCCGCTGAAAACGTACCAGGCGCAGGCCAGCGGCTCGATCAAGGGCGTGCTGGAGATTGGCCTCCAGCTGGCCAAGGTGGTGGGCGAGCTGCACCGCCGCCGCATCATCCACAAGAACCTCCAGCCGGCCTCCATCCTGGTGCACCCGCGCACGCGGGAGACGCGGCTGTTCAACTTCGACATCGCCTCGCGCCTCAACGTCGAGAACCCGGACTTCATCTCCCCCGAGCAGCTCGACGGCAACCTCGCGTACATCTCCCCCGAGCAGACGGGGCGGATGAACCGCAGCCTGGACTACCGCACGGACCTGTACTCGCTGGGCGTCACGCTCTACGAGCTGCTCACCGGCCAGCTGCCCTTCCAGGCCACGGACATGATGGCGCTCGTCTACAGCCACCTGGCCGTCACCCCGGCGGCCCCGCACCTGCTGCGCCCGGAGATTCCCCGCGCGCTCTCCGCGGTGGTGATGAAGCTCCTGGCGAAGAACGCGGATGACCGCTACCAGAGCGCCTACGGGCTCTCCATGGACCTGAAGCTGTGCCTGGAGCAGCTCACCTCCCTGGGCACCATCCCCGACTTCCACCCAGGCGAGCAGGACGTCTCGGCCACCTTTCACATTCCGCAGAAGCTCTACGGCCGCGAGGTGGACGCCTCCCGGCTGGACGAGGCCTTCAACCGCGTCTGCCAGGACGGGCGCACCGAGCTGCTGCTCGTCACCGGCTACTCCGGCGTGGGCAAGTCCTCGCTCGTCCATGAAGTCCACCTGCCGCTCGTGCGGCAGCGCGGCTACTACGGCGCGGGCAAGTTCGATCAGCTCCAGAACGCCCCCTACGCGGCGTGGATTCAGGCCTTCGACGGGCTCATCCGCCAGCTGCTCGCCGAGAGCGAGGAGCGCATCGCCTCCTGGAAGCGGCGGCTGCTCGCGGCGCTGGGGGACAACGGCCGGGTGGTGACGGACCTGATTCCGCAGATGGAGCTCATCATCGGCCCGCAGCCGCCCGTGCCGCCGATGCTCGCCACCGAGTCCCAGAACCGCTTCAACCTGGTGTTCCAGCAGCTCGTGGCCTGCTGCGCGAGCGCCGAGCACCCGCTCGTGCTGTTCCTGGACGACTTGCAGTGGGCGGACGCCGCCTCGCTCTTCCTGCTGCAGCGCGTGGCCGCAGACCCCAGCATCCGCTCCCTGCTGGTGATTGGCGCCTACCGCGACAACGAGGTGCGCGCGGGCCACGCGCTGCTGTCCGTGCTGGGCGAGCTGCGCCGGGAGGCGGCCGTCACGGAAATCTCCCTGAGCCCGCTGGGGGTGCACAGCACGCAGCAGCTGCTGGCGGACACCGTGGACCGGCCCGTGGAAGAGGTGGCCGAGCTGGCGCAGCTCGTCTTCAAGAAGACGCAGGGCAACCCCTTCTTCCTGGCGCAGTTCATCCGCTCGCTGAACGCCCGGGGCCTGCTGACGTTCGATCCGGAGCGGGGCCGCTGGCAGTGGGACCTGGAGCAGATCCAAGGCGAGTCCATCACGGACAACGTGGCGGACCTCATGGCCGAGCGCATCGCCAGCCTGCCCGAGGCGGCGCGCGAGGCGCTCAAGCGCGCCTCCTGCATCGGCAACCGGTTCGGCCTGGACCTGCTGGCGTCCATCAGCGGCCAGGCGCCGGAGCAGACGGCCGTCACCCTGTGGGACGCGGTGCAGACGGGGCTGCTCCTGCCCATCGGCAACGCCTACAAGTACGTGCAGAACAGCAGCGCCTGGCCCACCTCGGCGTCGCCCGGGGAGACGCGCTACGAGTTCCTCCACGACCGCGTGCAGGAGGCCGCCTACGCCCTGATGACCCGGGACGTGCGCGAGCAGCTCCACCTGCGCGTCGGCCGGCTGCTGCTCCAGAACACCCCGGAGGACCAGCGGACGGGGGCCATCTTCGACATCGTCAACCAGCTCAACCAGGCCGAGGAGCTGATCGACTCGCTGGAGGAGCGCGAGGAGCTGGCCAAGCTCAACCTGCTGGCGGGCATTCGCGCCAAGGCCTCCACCGCGTACATCGCGGCCCTCAAGTACCTGCGCGTGAGCACCCGGCTGCTGCCCAGCAGCATCTGGGAGCGCCAGTACGGGCTGGCGCTGGCGCTGCACAAGAACCTCTCGGAGAGCCACTTCCTCGTGGGGCAGTTCGAGGACGCGGAGAAGGGCTTCCGGCTGGTGCTGGAGCGCGCGAAGTCGCCCGAGCAGAAGCATGAAATCTACCACCTGATGATCGAACTGTTCGTGAGCCGCGGACAGTACATCCAGGTGATTCAGCCCGCGCTGGAGGGGCTGAAGGTGCTGGGGCTGGAGATTCCGGAGGACCCGGAGGCCGTCGCCGCCGCCACCGCCCGGGAGAAGCAGACGCTGGAGGCGGACCGGGCCGCGCGCACCATCGCCAGCCTGGCGGAGCTGCCCGAGGCGACCGACCCGATGGAGCGGGCGCGCATCCTGCTCTTCTCCCAGGCGCTGAGCTACGCGGCGTACACCCACCCGCACCTGTTCGCGCTGATGTCGCCCATGGCGCTCAACCGCGCGCGGGCGCACGGCCACGCGCCGGGCTCGGCCACCTCCTACGTAATGTACGCCCTGGGCCACGGCCCCGCCACGGGGGACTACGCCCAGGCCCACGAGTACGGGCGCCTGGCGCTCACCCTGGCCGAGAAGGTGGGCAGCCGCAGCGAGCCGCCGCTGGCGCAGTTCATCTTCGCCGCCTACCCCAACCCGTGGAACCGGCCCTTCGAGTCCTCCCTGCGCCTGCTGGACCAGGCCTTCCAGGGGTGCCTCGCCAACAACATGCTCGTCTGGGCCTCGCAGTGCTCGCTGCACTTCGGGGTGCTGGGGCAGCTGGGCAAGGAGGACCTGGAGACGCAGCACGGGCGCCTGCAGCGGCACGTGGACTTCTACCGCCGCAGCGGCTCGCAGTACCTCTGGTCCATCCATCAGATCCGCGTCTCCCAGCGCAGCCTCCTGCGGCTGATGGACGCGGCACCGCCCTCGGACGGGCTGGAGTGGCCCAGCGAGGACGCGCTGGTGGAGAAGCTGGAGAACCCCTCGGTGCTCAGCGGCGCGTACATCATGTGGATGCGTTCGGCGTTCCTGATGGACGACACCGCGGGGGCGCTGGGCTACCTGCGCAAGGCGGAGCCGCGGCTGGGGCTGACGTACGGGTGGGTCATCCAGTCCGAGTTCCAGTTCTACCAGGGGCTCCTGCTGGCGGCGCTCTACCCCCAGGCCTCGGCCGAGGAGAAGGCCGCCTCCGCGAAGACGCTGGCGGAGAACATCGAGAAGTTCGCGGGCTACCGGAAGCTGTGCGCCGAGAACTTCCAGCACAAGCACCTGCTGCTCCTGGCCGAGCAGGCCCGCCTCTCCGGGGCGGACGGCCAGGCGATGGCGCTGTATGACGAGGCCATCGAGGCGGCGGCCCGGGCGGAGCTCTCTCAGGACGAGGCGCTGGCCAACGAGCTGGCGGCGCGCTTCTACCTCTCCCAGGGCCGCAAGCGCGTGGCGCGCACGTACCTGGAGGACGCGCACCACGCCTACGGCCGCTGGGGCGCGCACGGCAAGGTCGCCGCGCTGGAGCGCCAGTACCCGGAGCTGCTGGGGGCGGACACGGCCGCCGCGCAGGGGACGAGCACGGCCAGCGAGACGCTGGACCTGTCCACGGTGCTCAAGGCCTCCCAGGCCATCTCCGGGGAAATCGTCCTCCAGGAGCTGCTCGAGAAGCTGATGCGCATCAGCCTGGAGAACGCGGGCGCGCAGCGGGGCGTGCTGCTGCTCCGGGGCGAGAACCCGCTGGTGGTGGAGGGCCAGCTCGGCGAGGACGGCGTGACGGAGGTGAAGGTCCGCGCCGCCACGCCGGAGCTTCCCGGGGACGTGCCGGCCACCATCGTCCGGTACGTGGAGCGCACCGGCGAGCGCGTGGTGCTGAAGGAGGCCACGCGCGAGGGGCACTTCCAGATGGACGCCTACATCTCGGGCCAGCGGCCCCGCTCGGTGCTGTGCCTCCAGGTGATGAAGCAGAAGCAGCCCCTGGGCGTGCTCTACCTGGAGAACCGGCTGGTGGCGGGCGCCTTCACCCCCAAGCGCTGCCGGTTGCTGGAGGTGCTCTCGGCCCAGGCCGCCATCTCGCTGGAGAACGCGCGGCTCTACGACACGCTGGACCAGCGGGTGCGCGAGCGCACGCGGGAGCTGCGCGCGAGCAACGAGGAGCTGTCCCACACGCTCAAGCAGCTCAAGCAGACGCAGGCGCAGCTCGTCATGAAGGAGAAGCTCGCCTCGCTGGGCGCGCTCACCTCGGGGGTGGCCCACGAGCTGAAGAACCCCCTGAACTTCATCAAGAACTTCGCGCTGCTCTCGGTGGACCTCGCCCAGGAGCTCCAGGAGCTGCTGGCCGACCCCGTGAAGCTCCAGAGCCCCTCGGACAGGGATGCCCTGACGGAGCTGTCCACCTCGCTCAAGGAGAACGCGGCGCACATCAGCGAGCACAGCACGCGCGCGGACTCCATCGTGCACTCGATGCTGGAGCTGTCGCGCACGGGCCGGGGCGGCCCGATGGCGGAGGTGAACCTGCACGACTTGCTCAAGCAGTCCGTGGAGCTGGCCCGCCAGGAGTTCCGCATGGCGCACCCCGCCTTCGAGGTGGCCGTGCAGACGCACTTCGACGGGGAGCTGCCGCCGGTGGAGGTCATGCCCCAGGCGCTGGGCCGGGCGCTGCTCAACCTGGTGAACAACGCGTGCTACGCCATCGAGGCCCGGCGCAAGAAGGGCGAGGCGGGGTTCATGCCCGAGCTGTCCGTGCGCACGCGCAACCTGCAGAACGCGGTGGAGATCCGCATCCGCGACAACGGCACGGGGATTCCCGAGAGCATCCGGGGGAAAATCTTCAATCCCTTCTTCACCAGCAAGCCCACCGGCCAGGGCACGGGCCTGGGGCTGGCCATCGGCCATGACATCATCGTCCAGGGCCACGGCGGCACGTTGGACTTCACCACCGAGGAGTGGAAGTACACGGAGTTCGTCGTCACGATTCCCCGGCGCACGCCGTCCGCCCCGGGCGAGAGCGATTAG
- a CDS encoding cytochrome P450 encodes MHLVPGPGLPAVLQIARYRFQPFAFLDECASRYGDLFTVRFPILGPLVCVSRPESIRRLFAATSDELRLGEANDIFRPLFGERSISVLDGPSHLKLRRLSVPLFQAEQSYAWTDMILEVASRRTRRWRPGTTLSLRQEMEALTLEVILRALLGLEDPAQLALASHHARTMVDWSASPFGTLLMVPALRRDLGPLTPWKGYHRDLGTLAELVMAQAARRRRAGDAAGRRDLLSRLMTVPSEDKALSDEELKDLVLMLLFAGYETTATSLCWAFEALLSHPQERAWVEAELREVTGGQPPEAGHLEHLGRLDSAIKEVLRLFPVVPILGMARRAVQPFTLQGITFPVGTKLVPTSYLAQRRADVYPEPTRFQAARFLEAKPDPAAWLPFGGGLRRCVGLPFALHELKAVLAHVLGQTRLRLVSRTPPPAALEGITVGPRGGTRVEVEAVRA; translated from the coding sequence ATGCATCTCGTTCCTGGGCCTGGGCTCCCGGCGGTTCTTCAGATTGCCCGGTACCGCTTCCAGCCCTTTGCGTTTCTCGATGAATGCGCAAGCCGCTACGGCGATCTCTTCACCGTGCGTTTCCCTATCCTGGGACCGCTTGTCTGCGTGAGCCGCCCCGAAAGCATTCGCCGCCTCTTCGCCGCCACCTCCGATGAGCTGCGCCTGGGCGAGGCCAATGACATCTTCAGGCCCCTGTTTGGCGAGCGCTCCATTTCGGTGCTCGATGGGCCCAGCCACCTGAAGCTGCGGCGTCTGTCCGTGCCCCTGTTCCAGGCAGAGCAGTCCTATGCCTGGACGGACATGATTCTGGAGGTGGCCTCGCGCCGCACCCGCCGCTGGCGCCCCGGAACCACCCTGTCCCTGCGCCAGGAGATGGAAGCCTTGACGCTGGAAGTCATTCTGCGCGCCCTGCTGGGCCTGGAGGATCCCGCCCAGCTCGCGCTCGCCAGCCACCATGCGCGCACCATGGTGGACTGGTCCGCGTCTCCCTTTGGAACCCTGCTCATGGTGCCCGCGCTCCGCAGGGACTTGGGGCCCCTCACCCCCTGGAAAGGCTACCACCGCGACCTGGGGACACTGGCGGAGCTGGTCATGGCGCAGGCGGCCCGGCGCCGCCGCGCGGGCGATGCCGCCGGGCGGCGGGACTTGCTCTCCCGGCTGATGACCGTCCCCAGCGAGGACAAGGCGCTGAGCGACGAGGAGCTGAAGGACCTGGTCCTCATGCTGCTGTTCGCGGGCTACGAGACGACGGCCACCTCCCTGTGCTGGGCGTTCGAGGCCCTGCTCTCCCACCCCCAGGAGCGGGCGTGGGTGGAGGCGGAGCTGAGGGAAGTCACCGGCGGGCAGCCTCCGGAGGCTGGGCACCTGGAGCACCTGGGGCGCCTGGACTCCGCCATCAAGGAGGTGCTGCGCCTGTTCCCCGTGGTGCCCATTCTGGGCATGGCGCGGCGCGCCGTGCAGCCCTTCACGCTGCAGGGCATCACCTTCCCGGTGGGCACCAAGCTGGTGCCCACGAGCTACCTGGCCCAGCGCCGGGCGGACGTCTACCCCGAGCCCACGCGCTTCCAGGCCGCGCGCTTCCTGGAGGCCAAGCCGGATCCCGCCGCGTGGCTGCCCTTCGGCGGCGGGCTGCGCCGCTGCGTGGGGCTGCCCTTCGCGCTGCACGAGCTGAAAGCGGTGCTGGCCCACGTGCTCGGCCAGACGCGGCTGCGTCTGGTGAGCCGCACGCCCCCCCCCGCGGCCCTGGAGGGCATCACCGTGGGGCCTCGCGGGGGGACGCGGGTGGAGGTCGAGGCCGTGCGGGCCTAA
- a CDS encoding class I SAM-dependent methyltransferase has product MPPVHAPPYARVILEHLHGGDEGLNQLFGRHIHWGWWADGQQADGTLTDFEAAADRMCHQLFEAAALREGMHVLDAGCGFGGTLATLDARYRDVSLTGLNIDARQLERARQQVRASPGNAVTFVEGDACAMPFPDASFDVVLAVECIFHFPDRQRFFEEARRVLRPGGRLVVSDFVPRRPLVPALAAQDVLFGAYQRRVSGYVDIRCPLPRYRALAQRTGFLSLAERDITANTLPTYGVVRRMMTPRFGAQAALSLAGLMTLELVTRLDLLRYMILSFSRR; this is encoded by the coding sequence ATGCCTCCAGTGCATGCTCCCCCTTATGCCCGGGTCATCCTGGAGCACCTCCACGGCGGCGATGAGGGCCTGAACCAGCTCTTTGGCCGTCACATCCACTGGGGCTGGTGGGCGGACGGGCAACAGGCGGATGGCACGCTGACTGACTTTGAAGCCGCCGCGGACCGCATGTGTCATCAGCTGTTCGAGGCCGCGGCGCTGCGCGAGGGCATGCACGTGCTGGATGCCGGGTGTGGCTTTGGCGGAACGCTCGCCACGCTCGATGCCCGGTACCGGGATGTTTCATTGACAGGTTTGAACATCGACGCGCGGCAGCTGGAGCGGGCCCGGCAGCAGGTGCGGGCAAGTCCTGGCAACGCCGTAACGTTTGTGGAAGGGGATGCGTGCGCCATGCCCTTTCCAGACGCCTCGTTTGACGTGGTGCTGGCCGTTGAATGCATATTTCATTTCCCGGACCGCCAGCGCTTCTTCGAGGAGGCCCGCCGCGTGCTGCGCCCCGGGGGGCGCCTCGTCGTCTCGGATTTCGTCCCCCGGCGGCCCCTGGTGCCGGCGCTGGCCGCGCAAGATGTGCTCTTCGGGGCCTACCAGCGCCGCGTCTCGGGCTACGTGGACATCCGCTGTCCGCTGCCGCGCTACCGCGCCCTCGCCCAGAGGACGGGTTTCCTGTCCCTGGCCGAGCGTGACATCACCGCCAACACCCTGCCCACGTACGGCGTGGTGCGGCGGATGATGACCCCGCGCTTCGGCGCGCAGGCGGCCCTGTCGCTGGCGGGCTTGATGACGCTCGAGCTCGTCACGCGGCTGGACCTGCTCCGGTACATGATTCTTTCCTTTTCCCGGCGCTGA